CCCCCGCTCGACCTTGAGGCGCTCCGCAACCAGATCGATCATGCGCTTCATCGTGCGGATCACCCGCTCTCGATCCTCCTCGCGCAGCCGTTCCTCGACGGCTGCCCTGTAGACCGGGAGGACCCACCCTTCCTCCCCGGCTGGCCCGCTTCCGTCCGTACCCGTGATGTCCACCACTTGCCTGGGAGACAGGCCTCTGACGGCCGGCTCCGAGTTCAGCAGACAGGTGGCGGTGATCCGGAACATCTGCGCCAGCTCGTCGCCACCGATGCCGGCGAGCTTCCGGACCTCCGGCGGGAACGAGTTCCGCAACCCCGGCTCGCCCAGGAACTGGGACTGGTCTAAGACGGTCCGCACCGAGTCCAGAAAATCGTCGAGATGGCTCACCACGCTCGGCGACGGGGGCATGGGACAGGTCCGGTGCTCGACCTCGATTGTTGGCAGGGTCATGTTGAGCTGGAGGTCTGCATGGACCTGTCGGCTCCAGACGCTCACCAGCAGCATGACCAGAACCGGCAGCGTGCAGGGGACAGTCGGACGGAGCATAGAGCCTCCTGGCACGGGCACCGAACCGGGCATGCCCAGTGCGCGCACGGTTGGGATGCCGGGCCGCATGCGACTATACTCCAAAGGAGCGCTCGATTCCAGCGCCTGCGCCGGTTCGTGGCGTCGGATCGGGATGCCTCGGCTCAAGTTTTTCCACTCCTCCGCCGATACGGAGACGGTGTCTATTTTCTCGACGATGCTCCCTCTTGTCCTCGAGAGCGCCCCTTCGCAGCGGCCTCTCGATGCGTCCGCAGCCTTTTCCGCGCCGCTCGTGCCGGGAGAGCTCGTTCAGGCGACCGTATTGGCCGTTTTGGACGAGCGCCGATTACTGGTTCTTGTGAAGGGGGTGCCGCTGTCCGCGATCTCGCTGGTGGAGGGATTGCGGGCCGGGCAGATCCTGTCAGCCAAGGTGGAGGAGTCGGGGGGGCGGGTTCTGCTCCGCCTGGACCGGGGAACTGGCGGCACGCTCGATGTCACCCTTCCCGACCAGCCGGGTCCCGATGGAATCCGCGCCGGACGGGTCACGGAGCTGCTCCGAACTCTTCTTCCGGCCGATGGGTCGCTGTCCGCCGGCTTGGATCGGCTGGTTGCCTCCGTCCGCGCCGCGGTTCGAGACGGGGCGCTTCCCCGTGAGGCCCTGGGCCGCTTGGACGGACTCCGTGAACGGCTGGTCGTCCCTCCTCGGGCGACAGGAAGCCGGATCAGGGAAGCGTTGGTCGCACTGGGGTTGCAGGACGAGCGGACCCTTGCGGCCATGGTTGGGCAAGCTGAATCGGTCTCCGGGGCGGGCCAGACCCTCAAGGGCTGGCTCGTAGAAATGCTGGCGCGGCGGGGCGCCGCTCGGGATGTTCCAGGGACCTCTCTCCCGCGAGGGTTGGCTGGAGCACCGGCTGGGACGGCGGAGCCTCGTCCGTCGGAAGGGGCTTCCATTCCGGGGGAACCAGTCCCAGGCGTCGGGGCTCAGAGCGGCGCCGGACCCATAGAGCCCGAGCCGGGGCGTCCCATCACCGGCCTGCAAACCGGTTCAGTTCAAGGATCAACCGTCCGTCTTCAGGGGCAACAGTCGGCCGGTCCCGATGTCGGCGGCCTGTCCCAGACGGCTCAGGACATCCCTGTCGAGGATCCGGATCTCGACGGTCTGGCCCGCCTGCTGGAAACGACCGTGCGACAGGAGCGTCCGACTTCCGCCGTCGCGTCGCAGTTCGAACTGCTGCAGGGGCGGTTGGCCGCAGCAACTCGCGGCGGAGGCGAGGCAGATGGGTCGTCCGCAGGTCCTGTGCCCGGCTCGCCCGCTGGGGGCAATCCGGCGGAAGCGGCCAGACCTGGACCGGGCACGGAGGGGAAAGCGCCGGGAGGAACCGGAGCAGCGCTTGCGAGGCCGGAGATCGTTGCAGGGGAAAGACTCGCGGCCGCCGGGCAACTCGGCTCCTTGCCGGAATCGGGGTCGGCGCAGGCCGTCCGCTGGGCGGGAGAGCCGGCTTGGACGAGGGAGGCGGAGGGGCTTCTCCGGGTCATCGAACGGGCGCAGGTCTTGAACGTGCTGAGCCAACAGGCGGGGCAACCCCTCCTGTTCGAATTGCCTCTGGGGTGGGACGGCGGTTCGTTCAAATTTTATCTGGAGGAACGGGAGCCGGACCGTGACCGGGGAACCGAGGAGGGCCGCGAGCGTCCCTACAGGGTGGTGACCTTGCTCGAGCTGGACGGGCTCGGAGCCTTGAGGGTCAACGCCTTGCTGACGGGCAAACGTATTGCCGCCAGATTCCTGACGGAGCACCGGGGGGTCGAACAGGCCCTGGCCGGATTCCTCCCGACGCTCCACGAGAACCTGACGGCCCAAGGCTATCAGGTCGAGAGCCTGGCCAGCGCGACGGCGGACGCGGCGACGGTACGTGGCCGTGAACTCCAGCTCCAGACCTTGCCCCGTCACAGTCTCGTGAACGTGAAGGCCTGAGGAGCCCAGACTTCCGGACCCCGACCTATGGAATCCAACCGCGCTCCGTCACGCCACGTCCGGAAGTCCGCCGTCGCGATCGAGTACCAACCGGGCCGGGAGACCCCTCCCTGCGTGACGGCGCAAGGCCGGGGGGTGCTGGCCGAGCGAATCATCCGGGAGGCCAGGAAAGCGGGCGTGCCGGTCAGAGAGGATCGGGACCTGGTCGAGTTGCTCATGCAGCTCGATCTGAACGACTGTATCCCGCCATCCCTCTATCAGGCGGTCGCCGAGATTCTCTTTTTCGTCTACCGTCTGAACGAACGATGGAAAACGGACCACGGTTTCCGGGCGACGACCCGTGGAGGAGACTGATGGGAGCCAAGCGGACCGGCCTGACGTCGAGCCTCGTGCTGTTGAGCCTGGGATTGGCCCTCGGGGCCTGTGCCGGCAAGAAGGTCCCTCCCTCGTCGTCGGCATTGCCCTCCTCCGTCTCCCTCCCCAGGGCGACCTCCAGCCAATCACCGGCTGCCCGGTTCCCCTCCTCGCTGGTGCTCTCGGTCCTCTATTTCGACGATCGGACGAGGACGGCGGATTTGGCATGGTTGCGCAAGGGGTTGCCGGACATGCTCGTGGCGGAGCTCGCCAGGGTTCCCAACGTGATGGTGGTCCAGCGGGAACGGCTGGAGGAAGTCGTGCGGGAGCAGGCGTTCCAGTTGTCCGGCCGGGTGGCCGATGAGTCGGCGGTTCGTATCGGGCGTCTGGCTGGAGCGACCGTGCTCGTGACGGGGAGCGTGACCCTGGCCGAGGGTCTTTTGCGCATGGACGCCCAACTGCTCGGGGTGGAGGAGGGAACGGTCCTGGGGGTCGCCGGCGCGGAAGGCCGTCCGGACGAGGTTTCGACCGTCGCCCGCTCGCTCGTGGGCAAGGTGATCGAGCTCATTCCGGCGGCCGGGGAGCGCCGGACCGTGGCGACGGGCCCGGACCAGAGCTTCGCACCGGCGGCCAAGGCCAATGACGCGGGTGAGACCCTCAGTCGTGAGGGAAAACTGTTTCAGGCGCTGGAGGAATTCGAACGGGCCCTGGCCGTGGACCCGGCCCATCCGGCGGCAAAATCCAATTACGCCAGGACGGTCCGAGGCCTGTCCGGAGCGGAGCTGGTCGGAGCCGACCAAGCCCCAGCCGACGATCGCCGGATCGTCGCCAGGGTGGTGGAGCGCATCCTGGGATCCGGATTGGAGGTCGAGGTCAAACAGGTCCGAACGGAGCGGGCGCGAGACGGGTCGGCGACGGTGGTGGTCCCGGTCCGACTGAGATTGAATCCCTCCACCCTGGATGCGGTCGTGGACTCGGCCAAGACCCTGGGCGGAACCGTCCAGTCCGGGCAGGGCCAGACCGAAACCCTCGATGTGGCCCTGTCTTCTCGGGCCGAGTTGAACAGGGAATTTGCCAGGGCTCTGGAAAGCCCGCGCCGGATCTTTCTACGGCTCATCTCGGCGGAGGGACGGACCATCGGCGTCTTCTCCCGCCTGAAAGACTGGCAACTCTCCAACTGGGTGCTGCCGGTGGAGGACCGGCTGCGGTTCGAGAGAGGGAAAGTGCTGGATACGGAAGCCCCGTTTGCCAGCCTCTCCCTTTCCCAGATGGGGAGTCTGGCCGGGGTCAAGGTCACGGTGGATCCTGTCTCGCGTGAACGGGCCACGTTGCGCCTGGAGGCGTCGGACGTCCGGGATGAAGCCCCCGAACGAAGACGTCCGCTGCTCCTGGGCGAGAGGCCCAGGGGAGAGGTCGCGGAATCCGAGCCGATCCACCCGAGGGGGAGCGGGCCTGACCCCATGGATCTCCAAGAAATTAAAGATTTGCGATCAGTTATGGAGCAGGCCTGGAATCCCCCGATCACCGAGCGTTCCTGGGGCAGAGGGTACCTTCCGAGCAACGAGCGGACGGCTGTCGTCCTCACGACGGTTGGCATTGGTGATCGGCAGGTCAAGGAGGAGCCCCGGCTGCTTCGTCCCTCTGGTGACCAGGGGTTTGACCAGGCGGCCCTTGCCGCGGTCAAATTCGGGCTGCAGCAATGGAAGGAGGCCAGAGTCTCCGGCGTCGGGTCGGCCGGTGCCGCGAGCGTCGGCGATTCACCGGCTCAGGCCGGATCCGGAGTGCCGAATCGGTTGAAACTTCGAATCCAGTTTCGACTCGTCAAGGACGTGCCGGCTCTGAACTTCATCGGGCCGTTGGGCTCGGAAGATCAGAAGGGCTTGTCGCTCGGCCCGGGATCTCCTGGCCGCTTTCCGGATTGATGCGATGGGCCGCGCCAATTCCTTGACGTTCTCCATGTAAAATCTTGACGTGGTCTGTTGACGGCTTGTTGATATCGAGTGGATCGGCAAATTCCATGCCGATCATTCCTTGCCGAGAAATGTGTCTCCGCTCATCTTCTCGGAGAATGCCGACGAGATCGAATCGACTCCATCTCCTCGTCCTGCTTACCGGTTTTCTCGATCGTGAGTGATCGGCCTCGTACAAGATTCCACCAGGCTCAGTCCATGACCGACCTTGGCAAAGACCTTGCTTAATCCCCATGGCCGTGCCAAGTCGTTTTTTTGTAAAAAATTGGGTGGACAGGCTCCGGCATTTTCTATATAAGGAAGCGCGGGTAGTGATCTGCGGGCGCAGTGACTTTTCTCTTTACGGACTTTTCCATGCGCGCAACCGGCCCCCTCTGCCCGGCGCCCACCGTCTTCCCGCCCCCGTTCGCCGAGTCGCACCGCTCCGGATCGGGAACCGATTTGAAGCTGCTGGCGGTTGACCCCGCACAATGACGAGTCCCGTAGAGGATCTTCGATGAGCCAGCCGCACATCGTTGTCGTTGATGACGAGCCAGCCATGCGGGACATCCTCGGCGAATTTCTGCTCGACGAGGGTTACCAGGTCACGGCGGTAGAGGATGGGGAGGCGGCCGTTCAGGCGGTCAAGGACAGTCCCGTCCAAGTCGTGGTCACGGACTTGATGCTGCCGGGCATCGACGGGTTCAACGTCATGGAGCGGGTGCTCCAACTGAACGCCCAGATCGCCTGCATCGTCATGACCGGGTACGGCACGATCGAGAGCGCCGTCAAGGCGATGAAGGCCGGTGCCGTAGACTTCATCACCAAGCCTCTCCAGTTGGACGCCGTGTCGGTGGTCATCAAAAAAGCGTTGGATTTCCAGCAGCTTCGGCAGGAAAACCTGTTGCTGCGCAAGACGGTGCGGGAACGGTACAGTTTGGATCACCTGATCGGGGCGAGCGAGGCCATGGGGGCCGTCCACGAATTCGTTGAAAAGGTGGCGGACAGCGACAGTACGGTGCTGATCCAGGGGGAGAGCGGAACCGGCAAGGAACTGGTCGCCCGGATGCTGCACTTCAACAGCCTCCGCCGCGACCGA
This sequence is a window from Nitrospirota bacterium. Protein-coding genes within it:
- a CDS encoding CsgG/HfaB family protein, whose product is MGAKRTGLTSSLVLLSLGLALGACAGKKVPPSSSALPSSVSLPRATSSQSPAARFPSSLVLSVLYFDDRTRTADLAWLRKGLPDMLVAELARVPNVMVVQRERLEEVVREQAFQLSGRVADESAVRIGRLAGATVLVTGSVTLAEGLLRMDAQLLGVEEGTVLGVAGAEGRPDEVSTVARSLVGKVIELIPAAGERRTVATGPDQSFAPAAKANDAGETLSREGKLFQALEEFERALAVDPAHPAAKSNYARTVRGLSGAELVGADQAPADDRRIVARVVERILGSGLEVEVKQVRTERARDGSATVVVPVRLRLNPSTLDAVVDSAKTLGGTVQSGQGQTETLDVALSSRAELNREFARALESPRRIFLRLISAEGRTIGVFSRLKDWQLSNWVLPVEDRLRFERGKVLDTEAPFASLSLSQMGSLAGVKVTVDPVSRERATLRLEASDVRDEAPERRRPLLLGERPRGEVAESEPIHPRGSGPDPMDLQEIKDLRSVMEQAWNPPITERSWGRGYLPSNERTAVVLTTVGIGDRQVKEEPRLLRPSGDQGFDQAALAAVKFGLQQWKEARVSGVGSAGAASVGDSPAQAGSGVPNRLKLRIQFRLVKDVPALNFIGPLGSEDQKGLSLGPGSPGRFPD
- a CDS encoding flagellar hook-length control protein FliK, producing MSIFSTMLPLVLESAPSQRPLDASAAFSAPLVPGELVQATVLAVLDERRLLVLVKGVPLSAISLVEGLRAGQILSAKVEESGGRVLLRLDRGTGGTLDVTLPDQPGPDGIRAGRVTELLRTLLPADGSLSAGLDRLVASVRAAVRDGALPREALGRLDGLRERLVVPPRATGSRIREALVALGLQDERTLAAMVGQAESVSGAGQTLKGWLVEMLARRGAARDVPGTSLPRGLAGAPAGTAEPRPSEGASIPGEPVPGVGAQSGAGPIEPEPGRPITGLQTGSVQGSTVRLQGQQSAGPDVGGLSQTAQDIPVEDPDLDGLARLLETTVRQERPTSAVASQFELLQGRLAAATRGGGEADGSSAGPVPGSPAGGNPAEAARPGPGTEGKAPGGTGAALARPEIVAGERLAAAGQLGSLPESGSAQAVRWAGEPAWTREAEGLLRVIERAQVLNVLSQQAGQPLLFELPLGWDGGSFKFYLEEREPDRDRGTEEGRERPYRVVTLLELDGLGALRVNALLTGKRIAARFLTEHRGVEQALAGFLPTLHENLTAQGYQVESLASATADAATVRGRELQLQTLPRHSLVNVKA
- a CDS encoding EscU/YscU/HrcU family type III secretion system export apparatus switch protein, with amino-acid sequence MESNRAPSRHVRKSAVAIEYQPGRETPPCVTAQGRGVLAERIIREARKAGVPVREDRDLVELLMQLDLNDCIPPSLYQAVAEILFFVYRLNERWKTDHGFRATTRGGD